One Glycine max cultivar Williams 82 chromosome 3, Glycine_max_v4.0, whole genome shotgun sequence DNA window includes the following coding sequences:
- the LOC100803265 gene encoding uncharacterized protein isoform X1, producing MSFFWFSNMVRMHLSWPVLTYAATWITLLMLMVAAASMSPQVAFVSAITPSSKFSQKCSSGGSIRMPLDVPGDILCFPAHMFVRSKVDLIVPPVFAAVIVAASACVVRAVGLWEHDQTPSDAN from the coding sequence ATGTCTTTTTTCTGGTTCTCAAACATGGTCCGTATGCACCTCTCATGGCCTGTACTAACCTATGCCGCCACGTGGATAACGCTGCTAATGTTGATGGTGGCAGCGGCGTCTATGTCGCCGCAGGTGGCGTTTGTCTCCGCCATAACGCCTTCCTCTAAATTCTCTCAGAAGTGCAGCAGTGGTGGGTCCATTAGAATGCCCTTGGATGTTCCAGGTGACATCCTGTGTTTCCCTGCTCATATGTTCGTGAGGTCCAAGGTTGATCTAATCGTTCCACCCGTCTTTGCAGCGGTGATTGTAGCGGCTTCTGCTTGCGTGGTTCGTGCTGTGGGCTTGTGGGAGCATGATCAAACTCCTTCAGATGCAAATTAA
- the LOC100803265 gene encoding uncharacterized protein isoform X2: protein MSFFWFSNMVRMHLSWPVLTYAATWITLLMLMVAAASMSPQVAFVSAITPSSKFSQKCSSGGSIRMPLDVPAVIVAASACVVRAVGLWEHDQTPSDAN from the exons ATGTCTTTTTTCTGGTTCTCAAACATGGTCCGTATGCACCTCTCATGGCCTGTACTAACCTATGCCGCCACGTGGATAACGCTGCTAATGTTGATGGTGGCAGCGGCGTCTATGTCGCCGCAGGTGGCGTTTGTCTCCGCCATAACGCCTTCCTCTAAATTCTCTCAGAAGTGCAGCAGTGGTGGGTCCATTAGAATGCCCTTGGATGTTCCAG CGGTGATTGTAGCGGCTTCTGCTTGCGTGGTTCGTGCTGTGGGCTTGTGGGAGCATGATCAAACTCCTTCAGATGCAAATTAA
- the LOC100801849 gene encoding short-chain dehydrogenase TIC 32 B, chloroplastic, giving the protein MVGVISLVTGMAGPSGFGSASTAEQVTEGVDASNLTAIITGGASGIGLETARVLALRKVHVIIAVRNMVSAKEAKQQILEENESARVDIMKLDLCSVNSIRSFVDNFIALDLPLNILINNAGVMFCPFKLSEDGIEMQFATNHIGHFHLSNLLLDKMKQTAKATGIEGRIINLSSIAHNYTYRKGIRFNKINERKGYGNKKAYGQSKLANILHTNELSRRLQEEGVNITANSVHPGVIMTPLMRHSSYLMHFLKVFTFYIWKNVPQGAATTCYVALHPSVKGVTGKYFVDCNQCKPSSHAKNKQLAKKLWDFSNDLIKSISKA; this is encoded by the exons ATGGTGGGTGTTATTTCGTTGGTAACAGGAATGGCTGGTCCAAGTGGGTTTGGATCAGCTTCAACTGCAGAACAGGTTACTGAAGGAGTTGATGCCAGCAACCTCACTGCAATTATCACAG GAGGAGCAAGTGGTATAGGATTGGAGACAGCACGAGTGTTGGCTCTTCGAAAGGTCCATGTCATCATTGCAGTACGAAACATGGTGTCTGCAAAAGAGGCTAAACAACAAATACTAGAGGAGAATGAGTCTGCACGAGTGGACATAATGAAGCTCGACCTTTGCTCAGTGAATTCTATTAGATCATTTGTGGACAACTTCATAGCTCTTGATCTTCCTCTCAacattttaat AAACAATGCTGGAGTGATGTTCTGCCCATTCAAGCTCTCAGAGGATGGCATTGAGATGCAATTTGCAACAAACCATATTG GTCATTTCCACTTATCAAACCTACTTCTTgacaaaatgaaacaaactgCAAAAGCCACTGGAATAGAGGGCAGGATCATAAATCTGTCATCAATTGCCCATAACTACACTTACAGAAAGGGGATTAGATTTAATAAGATCAATGAACGGAAAGG TTACGGTAACAAGAAGGCGTATGGACAGTCCAAGTTAGCAAACATATTACATACAAATGAGCTTTCTCGTCGCCTGCAG GAAGAGGGTGTGAACATTACAGCAAACTCAGTCCACCCAGGAGTGATAATGACTCCTCTTATGAGACACTCTTCTTACCTTATGC ACTTCCTCAAGGTCTTTACCTTTTACATATGGAAGAACGTCCCCCAG ggAGCAGCCACGACATGTTATGTTGCTCTCCACCCAAGCGTGAAAGGTGTAACTGGGAAGTACTTTGTGGATTGCAATCAATGCAAACCAAGTTCACATGCCAAAAACAAACAGCTTGCAAAGAAACTCTGGGATTTCAGTAACGATTTGATCAAATCAATCTCAAAAGCTTGA